A region from the uncultured Macellibacteroides sp. genome encodes:
- a CDS encoding AAA domain-containing protein: MILQTTFSPVLELQHQYNLLLKEYASEKEAYRQQSERIGIWKRKQQGLCWFPVETGRSYYNSLNQFVVEIERTEDKELEHAFEYGKPVCFFNSGIGGSLHYYNWSALISYVKDDRMVIVLPNPEALLELKQASDLGIQLYFDETSYKAMFTAISAVMNAKNNRLSHLRDVMLGNASSSVRELTPMRFPWLNTTQEEAVNSVLGAKDIAIVHGPPGTGKTTTLEEAVCETLQRENQVLVCAQSNMAVDWIAEKLVDRGVSVLRIGNPTRVNDKMLSFTYERRFESHPDYPELWSIRKAIRDLQRSIRKHSHEERETIRNRMSRLRFRATELEVAIDASLFDQARVVASTLIGTANRVLDNHRFTTLFIDEAAQALEAACWVAISKADRVILAGDHHQLPPTIKCMEAAKEGLSETLMQKVAARKPSTVSMLKVQYRMHEDIMGFSSAWFYNNELKAAPEVKNRGILAYDTTLVWYNTDGCDFREDQQAESLSKINKEEAHLLIDRLYKYISKIGRDRVLDEQIDFGLISPYKAQVQYMRSLIKRDVFFKPYRKLITVHTVDGFQGQERDVILISLVRANDEGKIGFLQDLRRMNVAITRARMKLIILGNASTLTKHAFYKHLYKYIQEKGKIISLCELATC; the protein is encoded by the coding sequence ATGATATTACAAACGACTTTCTCGCCTGTATTAGAACTCCAACATCAATACAATCTGTTGTTGAAAGAGTACGCTTCGGAAAAAGAAGCATACCGTCAACAATCAGAACGAATAGGTATTTGGAAAAGGAAGCAGCAAGGTCTTTGTTGGTTTCCGGTCGAGACAGGAAGAAGTTATTATAATTCATTGAATCAATTTGTTGTAGAAATTGAACGTACTGAAGATAAGGAACTGGAACATGCCTTTGAATATGGAAAACCGGTTTGTTTTTTTAATTCCGGCATTGGAGGTTCGCTTCATTATTACAACTGGTCTGCTTTGATTAGTTATGTGAAAGACGATCGTATGGTAATAGTATTACCTAATCCGGAAGCATTGCTTGAATTAAAGCAAGCCTCCGATCTTGGTATACAGCTTTACTTTGACGAAACAAGTTATAAAGCAATGTTTACTGCTATATCAGCAGTAATGAATGCTAAAAACAACCGGTTGTCGCACCTTCGGGATGTAATGCTAGGAAATGCTTCTTCTTCTGTTAGGGAGCTTACGCCTATGCGTTTCCCTTGGTTGAATACGACTCAGGAAGAGGCTGTTAATAGTGTACTCGGAGCAAAGGATATTGCAATAGTGCACGGTCCTCCGGGAACAGGAAAGACAACAACACTTGAAGAAGCAGTCTGTGAAACATTGCAACGGGAAAATCAAGTACTGGTTTGCGCTCAAAGTAATATGGCAGTTGATTGGATTGCAGAAAAATTAGTGGATCGTGGTGTATCGGTTTTACGGATTGGCAATCCTACCCGTGTAAATGATAAAATGTTATCGTTTACTTACGAACGACGTTTTGAATCTCATCCGGACTATCCAGAATTATGGAGTATACGGAAAGCAATCAGAGATTTGCAGCGCTCTATTAGAAAGCATAGCCATGAAGAACGGGAAACTATACGTAACCGTATGTCGCGTTTGCGGTTTAGAGCAACCGAATTAGAGGTGGCAATCGATGCATCCTTGTTTGATCAGGCCCGGGTAGTTGCCAGTACTCTTATTGGAACAGCAAATCGGGTTTTGGATAATCATCGGTTCACAACATTATTCATAGATGAGGCAGCCCAGGCATTGGAAGCAGCTTGTTGGGTAGCAATAAGTAAAGCAGATCGGGTAATACTGGCAGGAGATCATCATCAGCTCCCTCCCACAATTAAATGTATGGAGGCTGCAAAAGAAGGACTAAGTGAAACGCTGATGCAAAAGGTGGCAGCAAGAAAACCATCGACTGTTTCAATGTTGAAGGTTCAATATCGAATGCACGAAGATATTATGGGATTCTCTTCTGCATGGTTTTATAATAATGAATTAAAGGCTGCTCCGGAAGTTAAGAACCGTGGTATTCTTGCTTACGATACAACTTTAGTTTGGTATAATACAGACGGATGTGATTTTAGAGAAGATCAGCAAGCTGAAAGCCTTAGCAAAATAAATAAGGAGGAAGCTCATCTGTTGATTGATAGATTGTACAAGTATATAAGTAAAATAGGAAGAGACCGTGTATTGGATGAACAAATTGATTTTGGTCTTATCTCTCCCTATAAAGCCCAGGTACAGTACATGCGATCACTTATAAAACGTGATGTTTTTTTCAAGCCCTACCGTAAATTGATTACGGTTCATACAGTAGATGGATTTCAGGGTCAGGAAAGAGATGTAATTCTGATTAGTTTGGTTCGTGCTAATGATGAAGGTAAAATAGGATTTTTACAGGATCTGCGCAGAATGAATGTTGCAATAACAAGAGCACGAATGAAGCTTATAATTTTAGGGAATGCATCTACCCTAACGAAACATGCATTTTATAAGCATTTATATAAATATATTCAAGAGAAAGGTAAAATAATTTCATTGTGCGAACTCGCTACATGCTAG
- a CDS encoding helix-turn-helix transcriptional regulator: MENLKESAEVAAGRIDPKAEVVVICKMLKARRKELGLNQKQFAELLGVKPEYISRIEAGKVDLQLSTLIRLSRGLNLQLVINPVVGV, encoded by the coding sequence ATGGAAAATTTAAAAGAATCTGCAGAAGTAGCTGCTGGGAGAATTGATCCGAAAGCAGAAGTTGTTGTTATTTGCAAAATGCTAAAAGCACGTAGAAAAGAGTTAGGCTTAAACCAGAAACAGTTTGCTGAACTTTTAGGAGTTAAACCGGAATATATTTCAAGAATTGAAGCCGGTAAAGTAGACCTTCAGCTTTCAACCCTCATCAGATTGTCTAGAGGTTTGAATTTGCAACTGGTAATTAATCCTGTTGTAGGAGTATAA